The genome window GTCAGCTCTTCCGTCTCGCCGAAACTGCCGGCATCGCGCAGCCGTTCCGCATAGCCATGCAGCTGCTTGAGCGCCTCGACATAGGTCGCAAGCCAGGCCAGCCCGTGGGTCGCGCGCTGTTCGGCCTCCATCTTCGCCGAGGAGATCCGGCCGTCGTCGAGCACACGCACCCGGACACGGGCGGCGGCGGTGTCGAGCAGCCGCTCCAGCGCCGCGACGCTGGCGCCCGTCAGCGCCTCGAGGGGACCGTCCTGGGTGTAGTGACCGACTTCGCTCGCTAGCGACATGCATTCTCTCCGTGATCGTGTCGCGGGATGCTTCCCCGCGCGGCTCGCGCCTGCGCGAACCACCCTGTGGCTGGAGTGGCTCTCCCGTCAAATTGGTGCGCTGCAAACAATATCGCCCGCAACCCGCGAAGCAATCCTTCTTTTGATGCAGCTTTGGAGAAATTTTATTGCCTGACGCCTTGCACCGCAACATCGTCGACTTGACCGCACGCCGGCACTGCCGCATTCAGCAGGACATGATGATCCTTCGAACGATCCGCGCCACCCTGTCCGTGACACTGGATGCCCTGGCTCACATGTCGCGCGACGACGGCTTCGTACTCGCGAGCCACGTGGCGCTGTCGTCACTGCTGGCGCTGTTTCCCTTCCTGATCTTCATCGCCGCGCTCACCGGTTTTTTCGGCATGGAGAACATGGCCGACCGGATCGCGGCGCTTTTGTTCGATGCCTGGCCGGAAAAGGTCGCCGGGCCGATTTCCCGGGAAATCCGGGTCGTCCTGACCGAGCCGCGCAGCGATGCGCTGACCTTCGGTATCGTGGTGGCGCTGTGGTTTGCCTCCAACGGAGTGGAGGCGCTGCGCGTGGCGCTGAACCGCGCCTATCAGGCGCATGAGACCCGCGGTTATGTCCGTTTGCGCCTGCAGGCGATTGTCATGATCCTGCTCGGGACGATCATCCTGATCGCCTTCGCCGTCCTGATCGTTCTGGCCCCGTTGGTCTGGACGGCGGCCCTTGCCTATGCCCCCATCGTCGAGGAGTTCACCGCACAGTTGAACCTGTCGCGCTACCTGATCGCGACGCTTTTGACCGGTGGCGGGCTGATCGCCGTCCATGCGCTCCTGCCGGCCGGACGCCGGCGCCTCGGCGAGATCCTGCCCGGCGTTCTGGCAACACTGTGCCTCTGGCTTGTCGCGGGCGCGGCCTTCGGCGCCTATCTGGCGAGCTTCGCCAATTACGTCTCCACATACGCCGGTCTCGCCGGTGCGATGACGGCGCTGGTCTTTCTCTACATGGTGGCGATCTGCTTCGTCTTCGGCGGCGAGTTGAACGCCGCCATCATGCGCGCCCGGAAATCGACGCGCACTGCCGGCTGACGGCGCACATCCTTCGCATCAGGCCGGCGTGCGCCGCGTGCCAATGCGCCTTTCGCGGATCATCAGCAGCGCCCCGACCACAAGCGCGCTGCCGGCGATCTGCACGACGGTCAGCGTCTCGCCGAACAGGAAATAGCTCTCGATCGCCGCCGCCACCGGCACGAGATAGAACAGGCTCGCCACCCGGGCCGCGCTGCCGCGCCGGATCAATACCATGAGCAAGAGAATGGCGCCGATCGACAGAACCAGCACCAGCCAACCCATCGCAAAGATCATCTGGCCCGACCAGACGATCGTCCAGCTTTCGCCAAGCGCGAGCGGCACGACGATCAAGAGCGCGCCGGCATATTGGATCAGCGTGCCCGACAGCAGATCGATGCCGCCGGCAAAGCGCTTCTGGTAGACCGTGCCGACCGACATGCCGGCGACCGCCAGCAGGCAGACCAGTGCATTGACCGGCGTCAGCCCCGAGGCATCGACGCCAAGGCGCGGCCCCACCACAAGCAGCAACCCGCAGGCGCCGACGGCAAGTCCGGCCCAATGCCTTGCGGCGACCTTTTCGCCAAGCAGCGGTCCGGCGAGCAGCGCCGTCAAGAGCGGCTGAAGCCCGAGCACCAGGGCCGCGATCCCTGCCGG of Stappia sp. ES.058 contains these proteins:
- a CDS encoding YihY/virulence factor BrkB family protein; translated protein: MPDALHRNIVDLTARRHCRIQQDMMILRTIRATLSVTLDALAHMSRDDGFVLASHVALSSLLALFPFLIFIAALTGFFGMENMADRIAALLFDAWPEKVAGPISREIRVVLTEPRSDALTFGIVVALWFASNGVEALRVALNRAYQAHETRGYVRLRLQAIVMILLGTIILIAFAVLIVLAPLVWTAALAYAPIVEEFTAQLNLSRYLIATLLTGGGLIAVHALLPAGRRRLGEILPGVLATLCLWLVAGAAFGAYLASFANYVSTYAGLAGAMTALVFLYMVAICFVFGGELNAAIMRARKSTRTAG
- a CDS encoding DMT family transporter; protein product: MRSYLDTFAPGIFVLLWSTGFIGSKLGAPYIEPFVFLSIRFLLVLPLLFALILATRASWPKTGTEVLHCLVAGALIHGIYLGGIFYAIDNGMPAGIAALVLGLQPLLTALLAGPLLGEKVAARHWAGLAVGACGLLLVVGPRLGVDASGLTPVNALVCLLAVAGMSVGTVYQKRFAGGIDLLSGTLIQYAGALLIVVPLALGESWTIVWSGQMIFAMGWLVLVLSIGAILLLMVLIRRGSAARVASLFYLVPVAAAIESYFLFGETLTVVQIAGSALVVGALLMIRERRIGTRRTPA